In Hirundo rustica isolate bHirRus1 chromosome 4, bHirRus1.pri.v3, whole genome shotgun sequence, a genomic segment contains:
- the LOC120752154 gene encoding histone H2B 5, with protein MPEPAKSAPAPKKGSKKAVTKTQKKGDKKRRKSRKESYSIYVYKVLKQVHPDTGISSKAMGIMNSFVNDIFERIAGEASRLAHYNKRSTITSREIQTAVRLLLPGELAKHAVSEGTKAVTKYTSSK; from the coding sequence ATGCCTGAGCCGGCGAAGTCCGCCCCCGCGCCCAAGAAGGGCTCCAAGAAGGCTGTCACCAAGACGCAGAAAAAAGGTGACAAAAAACGACGCAAGAGCCGCAAGGAGAGCTACTCGATCTACGTGTACAAGGTGCTGAAGCAGGTGCACCCCGACACGGGCATCTCGTCCAAGGCCATGGGCATCATGAACTCCTTCGTCAACGACATCTTCGAGCGCATCGCCGGCGAGGCGTCGCGCCTGGCGCACTACAACAAGCGCTCCACCATCACGTCGCGGGAGATCCAGACGGCCgtgcggctgctgctgcccggcgAGCTGGCCAAGCACGCCGTGTCCGAGGGCACCAAGGCTGTCACCAAGTACACCAGCTCCAAGTAG
- the LOC120752151 gene encoding histone H2A-IV has protein sequence MSGRGKQGGKARAKAKSRSSRAGLQFPVGRVHRLLRKGNYAERVGAGAPVYLAAVLEYLTAEILELAGNAARDNKKTRIIPRHLQLAIRNDEELNKLLGKVTIAQGGVLPNIQAVLLPKKTDSHKAKAK, from the coding sequence ATGTCCGGCCGCGGGAAGCAGGGCGGGAAGGCGCGCGCCAAGGCCAAGTCGCGCTCGTCGCGGGCCGGGCTGCAGTTCCCCGTGGGCCGCGTGCACCGGCTGCTGCGCAAGGGCAACTACGCGGAGCGCGTGGGCGCCGGCGCCCCGGTGTACCTGGCGGCCGTACTGGAGTACCTGACGGCCGAGATCCTGGAGCTGGCGGGCAACGCGGCCCGCGACAACAAGAAGACGCGCATCATCCCCCGCCACCTGCAGCTCGCCATCCGCAACGACGAGGAGCTCAACAAGCTGCTGGGCAAGGTGACGATTGCGCAGGGCGGCGTGCTGCCCAACATCCAGGCCGTGCTGCTGCCCAAGAAGACCGACAGCCACAAGGCTAAGGCTAAGTGA
- the LOC131378470 gene encoding histone H1.10-like: MKIIYKKDIERLFTTAFSDRAPPVPLQQRPPSAAVSEAAPAPGAKAAAKKPKKAASGSKARKPAGPSVTELITKAVSASKERKGLSLAALKKALAAGGYDVEKNNSRIKLGLKSLVSKGTLVQTKGTGAPGSFRLSTKKTGEVKEKASKKRTAATKPKKPAGKKPSSASKKPKKVLTAKGPKKDKPAAKKVAKSPKKATKAAKPKQVAAAAKSPAKAQEGKPKAAKVKKPVPKMK, encoded by the exons ATGAAGATCATTTATAAGAAAGATATAGAAAGACTTTTCACCACGGCCTTTAGTGACAGG GCGCCGCCCGTGCCGCTGCAGCAGCGCCCGCCCAGCGCTGCGGTGTCGGAggccgccccggcccccggcgCCAAGGCCGCCGCCAAGAAGCCGAAGAAGGCGGCGAGCGGCTCCAAAGCCCGCAAGCCCGCGGGGCCCAGCGTCACCGAGCTGATCACCAAGGCCGTGTCCGCCTCCAAGGAGCGCAAGGGGCTCTCCCTCGCCGCGCTCAAGAAGGCGCTGGCCGCCGGCGGCTACGATGTGGAGAAGAACAACAGCCGCATCAAGCTGGGGCTCAAGAGCCTCGTCAGCAAGGGCACCCTGGTGCAGACCAAGGGCACCGGCGCCCCCGGGTCCTTCCGGCTCAGCACGAAAAAAACCggagaagtgaaggaaaaagcCTCCAAGAAGAGAACAGCTGCAACCAAGCCCAAGAAGCCGGCAGGTAAGAAACCCTCCAGCGCTTCCAAAAAGCCCAAGAAGGTACTGACAGCAAAGGGCCCCAAGAAAGACAAGCCGGCGGCAAAGAAAGTAGCCAAAAGCCCGAAAAAGGCAACAAAGGCTGCTAAGCCCAAGCAAGTGGCGGCAGCAGCGAAGAGCCCGGCTAAGGCCCAGGAGGGAAAGCCGAAAGCTGCAAAAGTAAAGAAGCCAGTGCCAAAGATGAAGTAA
- the LOC120752141 gene encoding histone H3: protein MARTKQTARKSTGGKAPRKQLATKAARKSAPATGGVKKPHRYRPGTVALREIRRYQKSTELLIRKLPFQRLVREIAQDFKTDLRFQSSAVMALQEASEAYLVGLFEDTNLCAIHAKRVTIMPKDIQLARRIRGERA, encoded by the coding sequence ATGGCGCGCACGAAGCAGACGGCGCGTAAGTCGACGGGCGGGAAGGCGCCCCGCAAGCAGCTGGCCACCAAGGCTGCGCGCAAGAGCGCGCCGGCCACGGGCGGCGTCAAGAAGCCGCACCGCTACCGGCCCGGCACGGTGGCGCTGCGCGAGATCCGGCGCTACCAGAAGTCGACGGAGCTGCTGATCCGCAAGCTGCCCTTCCAGCGCCTGGTGCGCGAGATCGCGCAGGACTTCAAGACCGACCTGCGCTTCCAGAGCTCGGCCGTCATGGCGCTGCAGGAGGCCAGCGAGGCCTACCTGGTGGGGCTCTTCGAGGACACCAACCTGTGTGCCATCCACGCCAAGCGTGTCACCATCATGCCCAAGGACATCCAGCTGGCCCGGCGCATCCGCGGCGAGCGTGCCTGA